One segment of Fibrobacter sp. UWB10 DNA contains the following:
- a CDS encoding FISUMP domain-containing protein, translating to MKIFNALALSILLALLAACGDESSSSAPDPIGEISSSSNDDNGSSGKDKDASSSSQKDSKKSSSSAAEKNSSSSVSGKNSSSSVPNPVSSSEESFSGTPCEKDEEGYTVFISQEQVKYICQNGFWIPMSSSSVVQQSSSSKYYDMSRQFNAKLSYGEFTDPRDNHVYKTIRLYDDVTDTLTFFAENLNFGKMISGGNQQGDSTKYCYDDDPWYCENGWGGLYTWATAMGFPAVCDSSQLGSEKCPNTTDESRNTLVPNNSEYVVHRGICPEGWHIMNQGEWVAAINGHGAMNGSQYLSSEVWNGIMENPRGFSLLPAGSYDFTNGRFERIMEYGYYWIPREYSDEPEFLGSCTFVAHSSFNRYAEFEKKGALSIRCVKDY from the coding sequence GTGAAGATTTTTAACGCTTTGGCTTTGTCCATTCTCCTGGCCCTGCTCGCAGCATGTGGCGATGAATCTAGTAGCTCCGCTCCCGATCCAATCGGTGAAATCTCGTCGAGTAGCAATGACGACAACGGTTCTTCGGGTAAAGATAAAGACGCATCTTCGTCTTCACAGAAAGATTCTAAAAAATCTAGTTCCTCGGCTGCAGAAAAGAATTCTTCTAGTTCCGTAAGCGGCAAGAATAGTAGCTCGAGTGTCCCAAATCCTGTAAGCTCTAGTGAAGAATCTTTTTCAGGAACACCATGTGAAAAAGATGAAGAAGGGTATACTGTGTTTATTTCACAGGAACAGGTGAAATATATCTGTCAAAATGGATTTTGGATACCGATGTCTTCTAGCTCTGTTGTGCAACAATCCAGTAGTAGCAAATATTATGACATGAGTAGACAGTTTAATGCCAAACTCAGCTATGGTGAATTTACTGATCCGCGCGATAATCATGTATATAAAACGATTCGTCTATATGACGATGTTACTGATACACTCACGTTTTTTGCGGAAAATCTGAATTTTGGTAAGATGATTTCTGGTGGAAATCAACAAGGTGATTCGACCAAATATTGTTACGATGACGATCCCTGGTATTGTGAAAATGGGTGGGGTGGGCTTTATACCTGGGCTACCGCTATGGGTTTCCCCGCTGTTTGTGATTCTTCTCAACTGGGAAGTGAAAAATGCCCGAATACGACGGATGAGTCTAGGAATACTCTTGTACCAAATAATTCGGAGTATGTTGTCCACCGGGGAATTTGCCCGGAAGGCTGGCACATTATGAATCAGGGGGAGTGGGTGGCTGCTATTAATGGGCATGGGGCGATGAATGGTAGTCAATATCTTAGTTCGGAGGTTTGGAATGGAATCATGGAAAATCCGAGAGGTTTTTCTCTTTTGCCGGCAGGTTCATATGATTTTACAAATGGCCGGTTTGAAAGAATTATGGAATATGGGTATTATTGGATTCCAAGAGAATATTCTGATGAACCTGAATTTTTAGGAAGTTGCACCTTTGTTGCGCATAGTTCGTTTAATAGATATGCAGAATTCGAAAAAAAAGGTGCACTTTCTATTCGTTGCGTAAAGGATTATTAA
- a CDS encoding DUF3467 domain-containing protein, giving the protein MAENTNEKTESVAQPEVVWNDSNMKSLYVNATNVLGGREELMILLGLNQAWNNKQEKVQVDIAERVVMTPYTAKRLAIMLAATLKAYEAKFGQIDIGLQKKD; this is encoded by the coding sequence ATGGCAGAAAATACGAACGAAAAGACTGAATCCGTTGCTCAGCCCGAAGTGGTTTGGAACGATTCTAACATGAAGAGTCTTTACGTAAATGCGACCAACGTGTTGGGCGGCCGCGAAGAACTCATGATCCTTTTGGGCCTTAACCAGGCTTGGAACAACAAGCAAGAAAAGGTGCAGGTCGATATCGCCGAACGCGTGGTAATGACCCCGTACACCGCAAAGCGCCTTGCCATTATGCTTGCCGCAACCCTCAAGGCATACGAAGCCAAGTTCGGTCAGATTGATATTGGTCTCCAGAAGAAAGACTAA
- a CDS encoding carboxypeptidase-like regulatory domain-containing protein, which translates to MIKKDWFVAVAALLTASYFSACSVTDSESSEYSKWTFSGMVIDASTGRALEGAQITYLDTDGDIDTTETDENGNFYINNLPYGSRTFTFDYFKVNKKDTLYYTPKVFDVSSTNESSRMEGVVASASAIVRLSPLNAAVTGELYINDPGSGKKIPVSGLSLSLSHIDTSYINIFPKSFTTKTDSLGKFTFKNLPADTGLVLNVTDYTYKNIRYQFYGVALPRLTAGDTRDIGRAYLAQDTLIPQQQKIVASNVMDNNMIGYGNVSTLIKPYYVFAQKVHSSNLTVDVTADTSKLYVKPIIKDDTLFLEHDQAFPSETKIVVSITAYEKKSNERIQITFSGDSAFTTDRGLYAITSNAWPTNSNFKATFGIEDTMWVKFSDELDKNTNRIQWNYCSNVDRTVYGNGYYANAKAWVHKDTMFVQMDEKILLDRNQGDSAGFNITIYAKNGLYAEGFELRTELIVPPQSSSSSESSSSSSSDSSSSATSSSSEPTIDLSSSSALELPGEGQESSSSNATAESSSSTASDSSSAT; encoded by the coding sequence ATGATAAAAAAGGATTGGTTTGTTGCTGTTGCCGCTCTCTTGACGGCCTCTTACTTTTCAGCCTGTTCCGTAACAGATTCCGAAAGTTCAGAATACTCCAAATGGACATTTTCTGGCATGGTCATTGACGCCTCTACGGGCCGAGCACTCGAAGGCGCTCAAATCACATACCTCGACACCGATGGTGACATAGACACCACCGAAACCGACGAGAACGGAAACTTTTATATAAACAACCTTCCGTACGGTTCTAGAACATTCACGTTCGATTATTTTAAAGTCAACAAAAAAGACACTCTGTATTACACACCGAAGGTTTTCGACGTTTCTAGCACCAACGAATCGAGCCGCATGGAAGGTGTTGTAGCAAGCGCCTCGGCCATTGTACGCTTGAGCCCGCTCAATGCTGCTGTCACCGGCGAGCTCTACATAAACGACCCTGGTTCCGGCAAAAAGATTCCCGTTTCGGGCCTTTCGCTGAGCCTTTCTCACATTGACACAAGCTACATCAACATTTTCCCGAAGTCGTTCACAACCAAAACAGATTCCCTCGGCAAGTTCACCTTTAAAAATTTGCCTGCCGACACGGGACTTGTATTGAATGTAACCGATTACACGTACAAGAATATTCGCTATCAGTTCTATGGCGTTGCGCTCCCCAGGCTTACCGCAGGCGACACACGCGATATCGGTCGTGCCTACCTTGCACAAGACACGCTGATTCCGCAACAACAAAAGATTGTTGCCTCTAATGTCATGGACAACAACATGATTGGCTACGGCAACGTATCAACCCTTATAAAGCCTTACTACGTATTCGCTCAAAAAGTTCATTCCAGCAATTTGACTGTTGACGTTACCGCCGACACAAGCAAGTTGTATGTAAAGCCTATAATCAAGGACGACACACTGTTCTTGGAACACGATCAAGCATTCCCTTCCGAAACAAAGATTGTGGTCAGCATTACTGCTTACGAAAAGAAATCTAACGAACGAATCCAGATAACGTTTAGCGGCGATTCTGCCTTCACAACAGACCGAGGCCTTTACGCAATCACCAGCAACGCTTGGCCGACAAACAGCAATTTCAAGGCAACTTTCGGAATCGAAGACACTATGTGGGTCAAGTTCTCCGATGAACTCGACAAGAACACCAACCGCATTCAATGGAATTACTGCAGCAATGTAGACAGAACTGTGTACGGCAATGGTTACTATGCCAACGCCAAGGCTTGGGTCCACAAAGATACGATGTTCGTACAGATGGACGAAAAAATTTTACTCGACAGAAATCAAGGCGACAGTGCGGGTTTCAACATTACAATTTATGCCAAAAACGGGCTATACGCCGAAGGTTTTGAACTGAGAACAGAACTCATTGTACCGCCCCAATCTAGCAGTTCTTCGGAATCTAGTTCTTCAAGCAGCTCCGATTCTTCGAGTAGCGCAACCTCTTCTAGCAGCGAACCTACCATTGATTTATCGAGTAGTTCGGCCCTTGAATTGCCGGGCGAAGGTCAAGAATCGTCTTCTAGCAACGCAACAGCAGAATCCTCGAGCAGCACCGCATCCGATTCGAGTAGCGCAACATGA
- a CDS encoding efflux RND transporter periplasmic adaptor subunit: MSQSNMSKCFTATILALAGFACATFDGVTEPINQAKIGFTVPGKIDSIWVKEGAFVHKGDTLMNLVKTEEEIRVHMTKIIADDYSGLASSKAKMDTYMKDYYAIKKLFETSNSVSQEEVWEKQMNFDISRADWNAAKITKAKDSLEYQMARAQLSKQYLIAPFDGEIVSISKNNSESVEALEPILEIADVRTCRMTAYIIANKAHALKVGQKVKLSLDGASKNRSRNGTVEFVSPVVDKSSLLRTIKVIFDNSDRFVEPGVTGRLLLK, from the coding sequence ATGAGTCAGTCCAACATGAGCAAGTGCTTTACCGCAACAATCCTTGCGCTTGCCGGCTTTGCATGCGCAACCTTTGACGGCGTAACTGAACCCATCAATCAAGCAAAAATCGGCTTTACCGTTCCGGGTAAAATCGACAGTATTTGGGTTAAAGAAGGCGCATTCGTACACAAGGGCGACACCTTGATGAATCTCGTGAAGACCGAAGAAGAGATTCGCGTACACATGACAAAGATTATTGCCGACGATTATTCGGGACTTGCATCGTCTAAGGCAAAAATGGACACTTACATGAAGGACTATTACGCCATCAAAAAGTTGTTCGAAACCAGTAACTCGGTAAGTCAAGAAGAAGTGTGGGAAAAGCAGATGAATTTCGACATTTCTAGAGCCGACTGGAATGCCGCCAAGATTACAAAGGCCAAGGATTCTTTGGAATACCAAATGGCTCGCGCCCAACTCAGCAAGCAATACTTGATTGCCCCTTTTGACGGTGAAATCGTAAGCATTAGCAAGAATAACAGCGAAAGTGTCGAAGCACTGGAACCAATCCTTGAAATTGCAGACGTGCGTACCTGCCGCATGACCGCCTACATTATTGCCAACAAAGCCCATGCCCTTAAAGTCGGCCAGAAGGTAAAACTTTCTCTCGATGGCGCAAGCAAGAACCGTTCCCGCAACGGCACCGTCGAATTCGTGTCGCCCGTGGTCGACAAGTCAAGTTTGCTCAGAACCATCAAGGTCATTTTCGATAATTCTGACCGTTTTGTGGAACCGGGCGTTACAGGAAGACTTCTCCTCAAATGA
- a CDS encoding TolC family protein yields MILRSFATALFCTAGIAFAQEPVAEPVLAEDSLFIDFEKAIETVVKNNADIQEAKFLWRSNAELAIGAYGDFEPHLIGRLNKERGDSPSALFTETKDEYKLGVQGKLPTGTEYDVGFNQATYTHSDYTSELYFGAELRQHLLKDGLMFFTPTKNIREAKLQKELAYQKYRETLSDILEKFCNAYWNYHFAQQSLQFATESARVASEISGDAKKRVELGLVSMLDYQKTVAEFSDRENARIEALDQLRNARLELLLMIASPEVLHDLRPVSIRPDTTLDTNITLDSASFLDSISLMHPSYLAQSTELNLREEELDARKTNAMPTLDLIGSYGIRSRNSNAKLAVSNFKEPERRQTVISGGIEIDIPLFANVRERHQIASERANVHSAKIKLSLIQNRLYEEYRILQTRSQEIRRQWQYGEVAVAYHKKELEEEFKKLALGKSNYHQIFEMEEDLREARQKHLENMRMLRIIDVRLARARGKLLMQTGLEKWSQGKLSLREDLLHD; encoded by the coding sequence ATGATTTTGCGTTCTTTTGCGACAGCCCTATTTTGTACGGCAGGCATTGCCTTTGCGCAAGAGCCCGTTGCAGAACCTGTGCTCGCCGAAGATTCGCTGTTTATTGATTTTGAAAAAGCGATTGAAACGGTTGTCAAGAATAACGCAGACATTCAAGAAGCCAAGTTTCTGTGGCGTTCAAATGCAGAACTTGCAATCGGCGCTTACGGCGATTTTGAACCGCATTTGATTGGCCGACTGAACAAGGAACGTGGAGACAGCCCCAGCGCCCTGTTTACCGAGACCAAAGACGAATACAAGCTCGGCGTGCAAGGTAAGCTGCCTACAGGCACCGAATACGATGTCGGTTTTAATCAGGCCACGTACACACATAGCGACTACACCTCGGAACTTTACTTTGGCGCAGAACTCAGACAGCACTTGCTCAAAGACGGCTTGATGTTCTTTACCCCGACCAAGAACATTCGCGAAGCCAAGCTGCAAAAGGAACTCGCCTACCAAAAGTATCGCGAAACCTTGAGCGACATTCTCGAAAAATTCTGCAACGCTTACTGGAATTACCATTTTGCACAGCAGAGCCTGCAATTTGCAACAGAATCGGCCCGCGTGGCAAGCGAAATATCTGGAGACGCGAAAAAGCGTGTGGAATTAGGCCTTGTTTCGATGCTTGATTACCAGAAGACGGTCGCCGAATTTTCGGACCGCGAAAACGCCCGTATCGAAGCGCTTGACCAATTGCGTAACGCAAGGCTCGAACTTTTGCTGATGATTGCATCGCCCGAAGTGTTGCACGACCTGCGCCCGGTTTCCATTAGGCCAGACACCACGCTGGACACCAACATTACGCTAGATTCGGCTTCATTCCTAGATTCTATCAGCTTGATGCACCCGAGTTACCTGGCCCAAAGCACAGAACTCAACTTGCGCGAAGAAGAACTGGATGCCCGTAAGACAAATGCAATGCCGACTCTGGACCTTATCGGAAGTTACGGCATTCGAAGCAGGAATTCAAACGCCAAGCTCGCCGTTTCGAACTTCAAGGAGCCCGAAAGACGCCAAACCGTGATTTCGGGCGGAATCGAGATTGACATACCCTTATTCGCAAACGTTCGCGAGCGTCACCAGATTGCCTCGGAACGCGCCAACGTGCATTCGGCCAAAATCAAGCTTAGTCTGATTCAGAACAGGCTGTATGAAGAATACCGCATTTTGCAGACCCGTTCTCAAGAAATCAGGCGCCAGTGGCAATACGGCGAAGTAGCCGTAGCATACCACAAAAAGGAACTCGAAGAAGAATTTAAAAAGCTCGCTTTGGGCAAGAGTAACTACCACCAGATTTTCGAGATGGAAGAGGACTTGCGCGAAGCAAGACAAAAGCACCTCGAAAACATGAGAATGCTCCGCATTATCGATGTACGACTCGCCCGCGCCAGAGGCAAACTACTGATGCAGACGGGACTTGAAAAGTGGAGTCAGGGAAAACTTTCTCTCCGCGAGGATTTGCTACATGACTAA
- a CDS encoding efflux RND transporter periplasmic adaptor subunit: protein MTKFAQKIEPEQIISALQNSLQVVNAKAYQLTQVIEIAQSVMSCEKFKTAALALVGQIADKHHAERVSLGWLKQDYIRLKSISHTDHFEKKMQVVKDLEGLMEEAYEQDAAILYPPVKDNLTVLAHEKYSKEYHCENLLSVPIRTSPKDGEDVIGVITCERQSKPFTDLETEQIYLASSLCGARLLELYQKSNWFGARIARKTRRALAKLLGFEHTWAKFFGILGIGLVLFATLYPLPYRVSAPAILKTDKVIFATAPYDGYIDSVFVKPGDVIYKGQTLLRLNQTELKLEEADLMAQEQDSRREIQKAQATHQLADMRIHQARLNQTLAKLKTVRYKLSMSEVTLNVDSAVIIEGDLQKRIGAPVNQGSELFQIASIENIYVEINVPEGELKNVTLGGEGLLAIKSRPDYVYRFKTERISPTAEVKEQENTFAVRGEFVRKTPAWFRPGMTGIAKIFSEKKTLWWIISHEAIDYLRIKLWW, encoded by the coding sequence ATGACTAAGTTCGCGCAAAAGATTGAACCCGAACAAATCATTTCAGCCCTGCAGAATTCGCTGCAAGTTGTGAACGCCAAAGCGTACCAGCTCACCCAAGTGATCGAAATTGCGCAGAGCGTAATGAGCTGCGAAAAATTCAAGACCGCAGCACTCGCACTTGTGGGGCAAATTGCCGACAAACACCATGCTGAACGCGTAAGCCTTGGTTGGTTAAAACAAGACTACATTCGGCTCAAGAGCATTAGCCATACCGACCACTTTGAAAAGAAGATGCAGGTGGTCAAGGACCTCGAAGGCCTTATGGAAGAGGCCTACGAACAAGACGCGGCCATTTTGTACCCGCCGGTCAAGGACAACCTGACCGTTCTTGCACACGAAAAGTACAGCAAGGAATACCACTGCGAAAACCTGCTTTCGGTTCCTATTCGCACATCGCCCAAAGACGGCGAAGATGTAATCGGTGTTATTACCTGCGAACGCCAAAGCAAGCCCTTTACCGACCTTGAAACCGAACAGATTTACCTGGCATCGTCTTTGTGCGGCGCAAGGCTTTTGGAACTTTACCAAAAGAGCAATTGGTTTGGAGCAAGGATTGCCCGCAAAACGCGCAGGGCACTCGCCAAACTTTTGGGCTTTGAACATACCTGGGCCAAGTTTTTCGGCATTCTGGGCATTGGGCTTGTGCTGTTTGCAACGCTGTACCCGCTCCCCTACCGAGTGAGTGCGCCAGCAATCCTCAAGACGGACAAGGTTATTTTCGCCACTGCGCCCTACGACGGCTACATCGACAGCGTGTTCGTAAAGCCGGGCGACGTGATTTACAAGGGCCAGACGCTTTTGCGCCTGAACCAAACGGAACTTAAGCTTGAAGAAGCCGACTTGATGGCTCAGGAACAAGACAGCCGCCGCGAAATTCAGAAGGCACAGGCTACCCACCAACTCGCCGACATGCGCATTCACCAGGCAAGGCTCAACCAGACGCTGGCAAAGCTCAAGACTGTGCGTTACAAGCTTTCTATGTCCGAAGTGACGCTCAACGTCGATAGCGCAGTCATTATCGAAGGCGATTTGCAAAAGCGAATCGGCGCTCCGGTGAACCAGGGTAGCGAACTGTTCCAGATTGCCTCTATCGAAAACATTTACGTCGAAATCAATGTACCCGAAGGCGAGCTCAAGAACGTGACTTTAGGCGGCGAAGGCCTTTTGGCAATCAAGAGCCGCCCTGACTACGTTTACCGCTTTAAAACCGAGCGTATAAGCCCTACAGCCGAAGTCAAGGAGCAAGAGAACACCTTCGCTGTTCGCGGCGAATTCGTGCGCAAGACGCCCGCTTGGTTCCGCCCGGGTATGACTGGCATTGCCAAGATTTTCTCTGAGAAGAAAACGCTCTGGTGGATTATTTCTCACGAAGCAATTGATTATTTAAGAATAAAGCTTTGGTGGTAA
- a CDS encoding tetratricopeptide repeat protein: MANESNTNNSEIKEFFVAHGSKVVAALVVIMVIVVGVVQFRDYRKAAAVEQAELLGPGMALLYADQKDSAFVEFESKINSGKLSGVSLAKAALYAGNIKYQAGDFDAAAVFFQKSLDNAGSVALVRSAAMHGLASVKIEKGDYSAAAGLLEKYVSEFAKRTGDQEDRFQKDEPVDEVPMVADAMWKLTLVYEQLGAADKAKKTAERILTVYGDNQAYADKAKKFLAK; encoded by the coding sequence ATGGCAAACGAATCGAATACCAACAATTCTGAAATTAAGGAATTTTTTGTCGCACACGGCTCCAAGGTCGTTGCAGCCCTCGTAGTGATCATGGTCATTGTGGTGGGCGTGGTGCAGTTCCGTGACTACCGCAAGGCAGCTGCAGTCGAACAGGCTGAACTCCTCGGTCCGGGCATGGCTCTCCTTTATGCAGATCAGAAGGACTCCGCCTTCGTGGAATTCGAATCCAAGATCAACTCCGGTAAGCTCTCCGGTGTGTCTCTGGCAAAGGCTGCTCTCTATGCAGGCAACATCAAGTACCAGGCTGGCGACTTTGATGCCGCTGCCGTGTTCTTCCAGAAGAGCCTCGACAACGCAGGTTCCGTTGCTCTGGTTCGCTCGGCTGCCATGCACGGTCTTGCCTCTGTGAAGATCGAAAAGGGTGACTACTCTGCCGCTGCCGGTCTTCTCGAAAAGTACGTCTCTGAATTTGCCAAGCGCACTGGCGACCAGGAAGACCGCTTCCAGAAGGACGAACCGGTGGACGAGGTCCCGATGGTTGCAGACGCCATGTGGAAGCTCACTCTCGTTTACGAACAGCTCGGTGCTGCTGACAAGGCTAAGAAGACTGCTGAACGCATTCTGACGGTCTACGGTGACAACCAGGCTTACGCTGACAAGGCCAAGAAGTTCCTCGCTAAGTAA
- a CDS encoding DNA repair helicase XPB codes for MNPNGAIIVQSNMEIMVEVDLPTYEAARDAIAPFTELVKSPEHLHTYKISPLSLWNAAATGLRAPEVLERLESQSRFPIPESVVTEIEDYMSRYGLLRLKKEDDRLIVESDDKYMFTEICNLKEVQPYVLHFIDDLHAEVDPERRGHLKMALTNAGFPVEDLAGYTVGDPLPIHLRETTVGGKPFALRDYQKEAAQVFYASGSEKGGSGVIVLPCGSGKTVIGLATMALVQTKTLILTPNISASRQWIREICDKTDLTLDQVKEYSGEVKEIGPVTVATYQILTQRKRAKKAENEKTDSDLDDLTEEEVKKELANFPLFSQEKWGLMIYDEVHLLPAPVFRLSTEMQATRRLGLTATLVREDHKETEVFSLIGPKKYDIPWRILEAQGWIATADCNEIRIPMEPELKMKYALAPVREKITLASTNPEKTDIVERLLKYFDKPDDRVLIIGQYIDQLEALSEDLQIPLITGKTPNKDREKLYAAFRNGSQKNLMVSKVGNFAIDLPDANVLIQISGTFGSRQEEAQRLGRVLRPKSDGGAAHFYSIVTQDSKEQEFAMNRQLFLTEQGYAYKIIKRGDWDILARTPEELAARK; via the coding sequence ATGAATCCGAATGGCGCCATTATTGTTCAGAGTAATATGGAAATCATGGTGGAGGTTGATCTCCCCACTTATGAAGCGGCCCGCGATGCTATCGCCCCGTTTACCGAATTGGTCAAAAGTCCCGAACATTTGCACACCTACAAGATTAGCCCGCTAAGCTTGTGGAACGCTGCTGCAACGGGGCTTCGTGCACCGGAAGTTTTGGAACGTCTGGAAAGCCAGAGCCGTTTCCCGATTCCGGAATCTGTTGTGACCGAAATCGAAGACTACATGTCTCGTTACGGACTGCTTCGCCTGAAAAAAGAAGACGACCGCCTGATTGTAGAATCCGATGACAAGTACATGTTCACCGAAATCTGCAACCTCAAAGAAGTGCAGCCGTACGTGCTTCACTTTATCGATGATTTGCATGCTGAAGTAGACCCGGAACGCCGCGGTCACTTGAAGATGGCTCTTACCAACGCCGGGTTCCCGGTCGAAGACTTGGCCGGTTATACCGTGGGCGATCCGCTCCCGATTCACCTGCGCGAAACGACGGTGGGTGGCAAGCCTTTTGCCCTCCGTGACTACCAGAAAGAAGCTGCCCAGGTGTTCTACGCCAGTGGTTCTGAAAAGGGCGGCTCGGGCGTGATCGTGCTGCCTTGCGGTTCGGGTAAGACCGTGATTGGCCTAGCCACCATGGCTTTGGTACAAACTAAGACCTTGATTTTGACTCCGAACATTTCGGCTAGCCGTCAGTGGATTCGCGAAATTTGCGACAAGACTGACTTGACGCTCGACCAGGTGAAGGAATATTCCGGCGAAGTCAAGGAAATCGGCCCCGTGACGGTTGCTACCTACCAGATTTTGACTCAGCGCAAGCGTGCCAAGAAGGCCGAAAACGAAAAGACCGATTCTGACTTGGACGATTTGACCGAAGAAGAAGTCAAAAAGGAACTCGCCAACTTCCCGCTGTTCAGCCAAGAAAAGTGGGGCCTGATGATTTACGACGAAGTGCACTTGCTGCCGGCTCCGGTGTTCCGCCTGAGTACCGAAATGCAGGCCACTCGCCGCCTGGGCCTTACCGCAACGCTTGTGCGCGAAGACCACAAGGAAACCGAAGTGTTCAGCTTGATTGGCCCCAAGAAGTACGACATTCCGTGGCGTATTCTGGAAGCCCAGGGCTGGATTGCAACCGCCGACTGTAACGAAATCCGTATTCCGATGGAACCGGAACTCAAGATGAAGTATGCGCTTGCGCCTGTCCGCGAAAAGATTACGCTTGCTTCCACCAACCCCGAAAAAACGGACATTGTGGAACGCTTGCTCAAGTATTTTGACAAGCCCGATGACCGCGTGCTAATTATTGGCCAGTACATCGACCAGCTCGAAGCCCTTTCCGAAGATTTGCAGATTCCGCTGATTACGGGTAAGACGCCGAACAAAGACCGCGAAAAGCTTTATGCCGCCTTCCGTAACGGTAGCCAGAAGAACTTGATGGTCTCCAAGGTGGGTAACTTTGCTATCGACTTGCCGGATGCTAACGTGCTGATTCAGATTTCGGGTACCTTCGGTAGCCGACAGGAAGAAGCACAGCGCCTCGGTCGCGTGCTTCGCCCCAAGAGCGACGGTGGCGCAGCCCACTTCTACAGCATCGTGACGCAGGATTCCAAGGAACAGGAATTCGCCATGAACCGCCAGCTGTTCTTGACGGAACAGGGGTATGCTTACAAGATCATTAAACGCGGCGATTGGGATATTCTGGCTCGAACACCCGAAGAACTTGCTGCTAGAAAGTAG
- the aroE gene encoding shikimate dehydrogenase translates to MSQLKLNGKTESLCIFGHPVGHSKSPLMHNALFEALGINAAYLPYAPEPENLADAIKGFRAMKFRGANVTIPYKTPVIDLVDELSDISKFTGSVNTLYWKDGIVGGTLCGTTTDPYGCIRNLQESGVEPSNKKVALLGNGGAAKAIAYTLAEMQNRLTIVCRNREKGAALADSLNQFFNGKAPQVQVATFDEFPSVSKNIEIIINATSVGMTPNEDQSPLTEESLHQGQAVMDIVYTPPMTKLLKTAQAKGYKVVTGEGMLVHQGIESFRKWFPEETKNKTNDELAKIMRKGMQG, encoded by the coding sequence TTGAGCCAGTTAAAATTGAATGGAAAGACCGAGTCTCTTTGCATTTTCGGTCATCCTGTTGGTCATAGCAAGTCGCCTTTGATGCATAATGCCCTTTTTGAAGCATTAGGCATAAATGCGGCCTATTTACCCTACGCCCCGGAGCCCGAAAATTTGGCCGATGCCATCAAGGGTTTTAGGGCCATGAAGTTCCGCGGGGCAAATGTCACTATTCCGTACAAGACCCCGGTCATAGACCTTGTAGACGAACTTTCAGACATTTCGAAGTTTACCGGCAGCGTCAATACGCTATACTGGAAAGACGGCATTGTCGGGGGCACTTTATGTGGTACGACAACCGACCCCTATGGATGCATTCGCAACCTGCAGGAATCGGGAGTAGAGCCATCGAACAAGAAGGTCGCCCTGCTCGGAAACGGCGGTGCTGCCAAGGCCATTGCCTACACGCTCGCCGAAATGCAGAACAGGCTTACCATCGTGTGCCGCAACCGCGAAAAAGGGGCCGCACTCGCCGACAGCCTGAACCAGTTCTTTAACGGCAAGGCTCCCCAGGTCCAAGTCGCCACGTTCGATGAATTCCCGTCCGTATCCAAGAACATCGAAATCATCATCAACGCAACCTCCGTGGGCATGACACCCAACGAAGACCAATCTCCCCTTACCGAAGAATCCTTGCACCAAGGCCAAGCCGTGATGGACATTGTCTATACACCGCCCATGACCAAGCTGTTAAAGACAGCACAGGCAAAAGGCTACAAGGTGGTAACCGGCGAAGGCATGCTGGTGCACCAGGGAATCGAAAGCTTTAGAAAATGGTTCCCCGAAGAAACTAAAAACAAGACGAACGACGAACTCGCAAAGATCATGCGTAAAGGAATGCAGGGCTAA